A stretch of Geobacter sp. DNA encodes these proteins:
- a CDS encoding phage tail sheath family protein, translating into MLGQPYKTPGVYIHEVVVATEAELQSGVPLFIGYAGDGIARGLTEVSQWERFAALFGTPAPGSFLAYAVRGFFANGGRLCYVLCLDRAEPVAGALERALAQLAHELLLEKVDLICAPDLLLFPGQETELQQKLLDFCRIGIGESDFNIFAILDPLPAATADTALAQRQALTGDDGALYYPWIRVADGPAATDGCIPPSGHIAGIYARSDRQTGVHKAPANEVIEEALDLATNLTDQDQSVLNPGQVNCLRVFPGRGIRVWGARTVSREPAWLYVNVRRQFLAISRWIARKMVVMTFEPNDAALWMRVRREINSYLTGLYRKGAFQGNSSEEAFYVKCDAEINTQERRDRGELIVEIGLATAVPGEFIIIRIVQAEGKVTVTPQTAPITTTPVSNLSGFASATGVVIAAITENPAGPDLAGEHLLLRNQGSAPVEMTNWVLKDRVGHRLLFPRFIFQPGMEVRVWTKRGDNSLTDLYWGHQAPLWNNTGDEAYLYDSQEHLIASFEYIRSN; encoded by the coding sequence ATGCTTGGACAGCCCTATAAGACACCGGGTGTCTATATCCACGAGGTGGTGGTTGCCACCGAAGCGGAGTTGCAGAGTGGCGTGCCGCTCTTCATCGGCTATGCCGGCGACGGCATTGCCCGGGGGCTCACAGAGGTGAGCCAGTGGGAGCGGTTTGCCGCGCTGTTCGGCACGCCTGCCCCCGGCAGCTTCCTTGCCTATGCGGTCCGGGGTTTCTTTGCCAATGGCGGGAGACTCTGCTACGTCCTCTGCCTGGACAGGGCGGAACCGGTTGCCGGGGCGCTCGAACGCGCCCTGGCGCAGCTTGCCCATGAACTGCTGCTGGAAAAGGTCGATCTCATCTGCGCCCCGGACCTGCTACTCTTTCCGGGGCAGGAGACAGAGCTGCAGCAGAAGCTCCTGGATTTCTGCCGCATCGGCATCGGGGAGAGCGATTTCAACATCTTCGCCATTCTCGATCCGCTCCCCGCGGCGACCGCCGACACGGCCCTCGCGCAGCGGCAGGCGCTCACGGGAGACGACGGTGCGCTCTACTATCCCTGGATCAGGGTGGCGGACGGTCCTGCCGCAACCGACGGCTGCATCCCCCCCTCTGGCCACATCGCCGGCATCTATGCGCGCAGCGACCGGCAGACCGGCGTGCACAAGGCGCCGGCAAACGAGGTGATCGAAGAGGCGCTGGATCTGGCCACGAACCTGACCGACCAGGATCAGTCGGTGCTCAACCCCGGTCAGGTCAACTGCCTGCGGGTCTTTCCCGGCCGCGGCATCCGCGTCTGGGGAGCCCGGACCGTAAGCCGCGAACCTGCCTGGCTCTATGTCAATGTCAGGCGCCAGTTCCTCGCCATCAGCCGCTGGATTGCGCGGAAGATGGTTGTGATGACCTTCGAGCCCAACGACGCCGCACTCTGGATGCGGGTCAGGCGGGAGATCAACAGCTACCTGACCGGGCTCTACCGCAAGGGGGCCTTCCAGGGGAACAGCAGCGAAGAGGCCTTTTACGTCAAGTGCGATGCCGAGATCAACACCCAGGAGCGGCGGGACCGGGGCGAGCTGATCGTGGAGATCGGCCTGGCAACGGCGGTGCCGGGTGAATTCATCATCATCAGGATTGTCCAGGCCGAGGGGAAGGTGACCGTCACCCCGCAGACGGCACCAATAACGACGACGCCCGTCTCGAACCTCTCCGGTTTCGCATCGGCCACCGGCGTGGTGATCGCTGCCATTACGGAGAACCCGGCCGGCCCCGACCTGGCCGGAGAGCATCTCCTGCTGAGAAACCAGGGGAGCGCGCCGGTGGAGATGACCAACTGGGTGCTCAAAGACCGTGTCGGCCATCGCCTGCTCTTTCCCCGCTTCATCTTTCAGCCGGGGATGGAGGTCAGGGTCTGGACGAAAAGGGGGGACAACAGCCTCACCGACCTCTACTGGGGGCACCAGGCGCCGCTCTGGAACAATACCGGCGACGAGGCATACCTGTACGATTCACAGGAGCATCTGATCGCATCCTTTGAATATATTCGGAGCAACTAG